One window of Aphis gossypii isolate Hap1 unplaced genomic scaffold, ASM2018417v2 Contig00963, whole genome shotgun sequence genomic DNA carries:
- the LOC126555630 gene encoding zinc finger BED domain-containing protein 5-like — MEETEFNFLGDEEWWTKLSFLTDLFEHLNKLNSSMQGRDENILTSSDKIMAFIEKLNLWKTKINQGNLIMFPRTALLVADDNILSLIVESITFDLVDLKLVEEENLCSIKNDRTLQLKFKEITLNKFWIYVSKEYPEISIKALTILLPFSTSYLCEQGFSALANIKNKKREKLNSLEEEMRVCLSTIRPRIKNICNAHQAHISH, encoded by the exons atggAAGAAACTGAATTCAACTTTCTTGGGGATGAAGAGTGGTGGACAAAGTTATCTTTCTTAACTGATTTGTTTGAGCATCTCAATAAACTAAATTCAAGTATGCAAGGTCGTGATGAAAATATACTAACATCGTCGGACAAAATTATGGCTTTCAtcgaaaaattgaatttatggaaaactaaaattaatcaagGTAATTTAATCATGTTTCCACGTACTGCTTTATTAGTTGCGGATGACAACATTTTGTCATTAATAGTCGAGTCCATCACATT TGACTTGGTTGATTTAAAACTTGTTGAAGAAGAAAATCTctgttcaattaaaaatgatcgAACATTGCAGTTGAAATTCAAAGAGATCACTCTCAATAAATTCTGGATATATGTTTCTAAAGAATATCCAGAGATATCTATAAAAGCACTGACTATTCTTTTGCCGTTCTCAACCTCATATCTTTGTGAACAAGGGTTTTCAGCGCTtgcgaatataaaaaataaaaaacgagaaAAACTAAATTCACTGGAAGAAGAAATGAGGGTATGTCTGTCAACTATTCGtccaagaattaaaaatatttgtaacgcCCATCAGGCACACATTTCtcattaa
- the LOC126555635 gene encoding protein FAM200A-like, whose amino-acid sequence MTTIVKISDKSQEASYVVAELVAKTMKPHTICEQLILPACREIVKIFFGIEAEQEILKIPLSDNTISRRINDMSEDIEQQVLNKLRDYRMFALQVDESTDISGKAQLLVFVRMVVDEDIIENFFCCKTLPETTRGEDVFKVLDDHLLSVNLSWDNCIGICTDGAPSMTGSIKGFISLVKKKNSKIIFTHCFLHREALVAKSLVSDLQNILDQVVKVINFIKSRPLKSRLFEKIVKRWMQTIQD is encoded by the coding sequence atgacaacaattgttaaaatttctgATAAATCTCAAGAAGCGAGCTATGTAGTAGCAGAGCTTGTGGCTAAAACAATGAAACCACATACAATATGTGAACAGTTAATTTTACCCGCTTGCCgtgaaattgtaaaaatattttttggaatagAAGCTGAAcaagaaatattgaaaattcctTTATctgataatacaataagtagGCGCATAAACGACATGTCCGAAGATATTGAGCAGcaagtattaaataagttacgCGATTATCGTATGTTTGCGCTGCAAGTAGACGAATCTACAGATATAAGTGGAAAAGCACAGCTTTTAGTTTTTGTACGCATGGTAGTTGATGaagatattattgaaaactttttttgttgtaaaacaTTGCCCGAAACAACGAGAGGTGAAgatgtttttaaagttttggaCGATCATTTATTATCAGTAAATTTATCGTGGGACAATTGTATTGGAATATGCACTGATGGTGCACCTTCAATGACTGGCTCAATTAAAGGTTTTATTTCtttagtcaaaaaaaaaaattcaaaaattatttttacccaTTGCTTCCTTCATAGAGAGGCCTTAGTGGCAAAATCCTTAGTAAgtgatttacaaaatattcttgaTCAAGttgtaaaagttataaattttattaagagCCGACCTCTTAAATCAAGACTATTCGAAAAAATTGTGAAGAGATGGATGCAGACTATTCAAGATTGA
- the LOC114121687 gene encoding histone H3-like, with translation MARTKQTARKSMGGKAPRKQLATKAERKSALATGGVKKPHRYRPGTVALREIRRYQKRIELLIRKLPFQRLVRKIAQDFKTDLRFQSSAVMTLQEASEAYLVGLFEDTKLCAIHAKLVTIMSKDIQLVRRIHGERA, from the coding sequence ATGGCAAGAACCAAGCAAACAGCCCGTAAATCGATGGGAGGCAAGGCTCCCAGGAAACAGCTGGCCACCAAAGCCGAACGTAAGAGTGCACTAGCTACCGGAGGTGTAAAGAAGCCACATCGTTACCGTCCGGGAACAGTCGCTCTCCGTGAAATCCGTCGTTACCAAAAGAGGATAGAACTTTTAATCCGCAAATTGCCCTTCCAACGGCTTGTGCGCAAGATCGCCCAGGACTTCAAGACCGATTTGCGTTTCCAGAGCTCTGCCGTCATGACATTGCAAGAGGCGAGCGAAGCGTACTTGGTCGGTCTTTTCGAAGACACCAAATTGTGCGCCATCCACGCCAAGCTTGTCACGATTATGTCAAAGGACATCCAATTGGTTCGTCGTATCCACGGAGAACGtgcctaa
- the LOC114121672 gene encoding uncharacterized protein LOC114121672 isoform X2 gives MRESRNSEMSQVKLSQKNKDPESAISCLTTNNFSVPAVELNTKKKNTALDEMRESWNRIKMLKNKSKLKKTHEPKADVSIPVMKPNTYNETIDLDRVKEIQKRLPFLQVIPESLIQILMTEKKQDNMTITKTNVQNLMPIKQASATSLATNNNFGPELETNPIIKDMEHLLLELQKSSEMIQELIPIQTNTDEQNAEPDTQSIKHTPPATLTTNVKKPKTKKKNIALKKNQNREMAQTKVKKPIQMNTDDQTAEPATAPIKNEPAILTINNVSLPQEKPKSTKESIEYLLKDWKKIKNNEPKQAQLTQNNMKTPIAKPTTMLIKHNPASLKSNNVFLPLDKPKITTKIERLDEIRKLWNDNHTIQYKSRKTSRNKMQNAKLACSTKDIFSLLLEKPKSMDDYIQGAIEELRKYEKNYHLVIHQQNTINKRVKSNSIWTKHSTPSLTTSKVSLPVDKPKKKNRNIENIDYLLAKMKNIQERYGFKPMIFKPTAKIINKLPIVRRVKMSKKHAVPSRLTSISMPMNRPKIMKNNISFNSSGTLKNGSKPAWKF, from the exons ATGAGAGAATCTAggaatag TGAAATGTCACAAGTCAAGTTGAGCCAAAAGAATAAAGACCCAGAGAGTGCAATAAGTTGTTTAACCACAAATAACTTTTCTGTGCCAGCGGTGGAGTTAAACACGAAGAAGAAAAACACAGCATTAGACGAGATGAGAGAATCTTGGaacag aatcaaaatgttaaaaaacaagTCAAAACTAAAGAAAACACACGAGCCAAAAGCTGATGTTTCTATACCAGTGATGAAGCCAAACACTTATAATGAAACCATAGATTTAGATCGGGTaaaagaaattcaaaaaag GTTGCCGTTTTTGCAGGTAATCCCGGAGTcacttattcaaattttaatgac TGAAAAGAAACAAGACAACATGACAATAACAAAAACGAATGTACAAAATCTGATGCCAATAAAACAAGCATCAGCAACTAGTTTAgccacaaataataattttgggcCGGAGCTGGAAACAAACCctattataaaagatatgGAACACCTATTATTAGAACTTCAGAAaag TAGTGAAATGATACAAGAATTAATACCGATACAAACGAATACGGACGAACAAAATGCAGAACCTGATACGCAGTCAATAAAACACACACCACCAGCTACGTTAACCACAAATGTTAAGAAACCAaaaacgaagaaaaaaaacatagcattaaaaaaaaatcagaatcg AGAAATGGCACAAACCAAGGTCAAAAAACCAATACAAATGAATACAGACGATCAAACCGCAGAACCAGCCACGGCgccaataaaaaatgaaccagctattttaaccataaataatgtttctttACCACAGGAGAAACCAAAGTCGACAAAAGAAAGTATTGAATACTTATTAAAggattggaaaaaaattaaaaataa tgaaCCGAAACAAGCCCAACtcactcaaaataatatgaaaacacCAATTGCGAAACCGACGACGATGTTAATAAAACACAACCCAGCttctttaaaatcaaataatgttttcttGCCATTAGATAAACCGAAAATAACGACGAAAATTGAACGATTAGACGAGATAAGAAAATTATGGAATGA CAATCACACGATACAATATAAGTCAAGAAAAACGAGTagaaataaaatgcaaaatgcAAAACTTGCCTGTTCAACCaaagatattttttctctGCTATTGGAGAAACCAAAATCAATGGATGACTACATACAAGGCGCAATAGAAGAGTTAAGAAAATATGAGAAGAA CTACCACCTTGTTATACATCAGCAGAATACGATCAATAAAAGAGTAAAATCGAACAGCATCTGGACGAAACATTCAACACCTAGTTTAACAACAAGTAAAGTTTCCTTACCAGTGGATAAacctaaaaagaaaaatagaaatatagaaaatatagacTACCTATTAGCtaagatgaaaaatattcaggaaag atatggCTTTAAGCCGATGATATTTAAACCGACAGCaaagattattaataaattgccaATTGTGAGACGTgtcaaaatgtcaaaaaaacaCGCTGTACCATCTCGTTTAACCAGTATTTCTATGCCAATGAATAGAccaaaaatcatgaaaaataacatCTCATTTAATTCGTCCGGAACACTTAAGAATGG caGTAAACCAGCGTGGAAGTTTTAG
- the LOC114121672 gene encoding uncharacterized protein LOC114121672 isoform X4, with amino-acid sequence MRESRNSSEMSQVKLSQKNKDPESAISCLTTNNFSVPAVELNTKKKNTALDEMRESWNRIKMLKNKSKLKKTHEPKADVSIPVMKPNTYNETIDLDRVKEIQKRLPFLQVIPESLIQILMTEKKQDNMTITKTNVQNLMPIKQASATSLATNNNFGPELETNPIIKDMEHLLLELQKREMAQTKVKKPIQMNTDDQTAEPATAPIKNEPAILTINNVSLPQEKPKSTKESIEYLLKDWKKIKNNEPKQAQLTQNNMKTPIAKPTTMLIKHNPASLKSNNVFLPLDKPKITTKIERLDEIRKLWNDNHTIQYKSRKTSRNKMQNAKLACSTKDIFSLLLEKPKSMDDYIQGAIEELRKYEKNYHLVIHQQNTINKRVKSNSIWTKHSTPSLTTSKVSLPVDKPKKKNRNIENIDYLLAKMKNIQERYGFKPMIFKPTAKIINKLPIVRRVKMSKKHAVPSRLTSISMPMNRPKIMKNNISFNSSGTLKNGSKPAWKF; translated from the exons ATGAGAGAATCTAggaatag CAGTGAAATGTCACAAGTCAAGTTGAGCCAAAAGAATAAAGACCCAGAGAGTGCAATAAGTTGTTTAACCACAAATAACTTTTCTGTGCCAGCGGTGGAGTTAAACACGAAGAAGAAAAACACAGCATTAGACGAGATGAGAGAATCTTGGaacag aatcaaaatgttaaaaaacaagTCAAAACTAAAGAAAACACACGAGCCAAAAGCTGATGTTTCTATACCAGTGATGAAGCCAAACACTTATAATGAAACCATAGATTTAGATCGGGTaaaagaaattcaaaaaag GTTGCCGTTTTTGCAGGTAATCCCGGAGTcacttattcaaattttaatgac TGAAAAGAAACAAGACAACATGACAATAACAAAAACGAATGTACAAAATCTGATGCCAATAAAACAAGCATCAGCAACTAGTTTAgccacaaataataattttgggcCGGAGCTGGAAACAAACCctattataaaagatatgGAACACCTATTATTAGAACTTCAGAAaag AGAAATGGCACAAACCAAGGTCAAAAAACCAATACAAATGAATACAGACGATCAAACCGCAGAACCAGCCACGGCgccaataaaaaatgaaccagctattttaaccataaataatgtttctttACCACAGGAGAAACCAAAGTCGACAAAAGAAAGTATTGAATACTTATTAAAggattggaaaaaaattaaaaataa tgaaCCGAAACAAGCCCAACtcactcaaaataatatgaaaacacCAATTGCGAAACCGACGACGATGTTAATAAAACACAACCCAGCttctttaaaatcaaataatgttttcttGCCATTAGATAAACCGAAAATAACGACGAAAATTGAACGATTAGACGAGATAAGAAAATTATGGAATGA CAATCACACGATACAATATAAGTCAAGAAAAACGAGTagaaataaaatgcaaaatgcAAAACTTGCCTGTTCAACCaaagatattttttctctGCTATTGGAGAAACCAAAATCAATGGATGACTACATACAAGGCGCAATAGAAGAGTTAAGAAAATATGAGAAGAA CTACCACCTTGTTATACATCAGCAGAATACGATCAATAAAAGAGTAAAATCGAACAGCATCTGGACGAAACATTCAACACCTAGTTTAACAACAAGTAAAGTTTCCTTACCAGTGGATAAacctaaaaagaaaaatagaaatatagaaaatatagacTACCTATTAGCtaagatgaaaaatattcaggaaag atatggCTTTAAGCCGATGATATTTAAACCGACAGCaaagattattaataaattgccaATTGTGAGACGTgtcaaaatgtcaaaaaaacaCGCTGTACCATCTCGTTTAACCAGTATTTCTATGCCAATGAATAGAccaaaaatcatgaaaaataacatCTCATTTAATTCGTCCGGAACACTTAAGAATGG caGTAAACCAGCGTGGAAGTTTTAG
- the LOC114121672 gene encoding uncharacterized protein LOC114121672 isoform X5, translated as MRESRNSSEMSQVKLSQKNKDPESAISCLTTNNFSVPAVELNTKKKNTALDEMRESWNRIKMLKNKSKLKKTHEPKADVSIPVMKPNTYNETIDLDRVKEIQKRLPFLQVIPESLIQILMTEKKQDNMTITKTNVQNLMPIKQASATSLATNNNFGPELETNPIIKDMEHLLLELQKSSEMIQELIPIQTNTDEQNAEPDTQSIKHTPPATLTTNVKKPKTKKKNIALKKNQNREMAQTKVKKPIQMNTDDQTAEPATAPIKNEPAILTINNVSLPQEKPKSTKESIEYLLKDWKKIKNNEPKQAQLTQNNMKTPIAKPTTMLIKHNPASLKSNNVFLPLDKPKITTKIERLDEIRKLWNDNHTIQYKSRKTSRNKMQNAKLACSTKDIFSLLLEKPKSMDDYIQGAIEELRKYEKNYHLVIHQQNTINKRVKSNSIWTKHSTPSLTTSKVSLPVDKPKKKNRNIENIDYLLAKMKNIQESSKPAWKF; from the exons ATGAGAGAATCTAggaatag CAGTGAAATGTCACAAGTCAAGTTGAGCCAAAAGAATAAAGACCCAGAGAGTGCAATAAGTTGTTTAACCACAAATAACTTTTCTGTGCCAGCGGTGGAGTTAAACACGAAGAAGAAAAACACAGCATTAGACGAGATGAGAGAATCTTGGaacag aatcaaaatgttaaaaaacaagTCAAAACTAAAGAAAACACACGAGCCAAAAGCTGATGTTTCTATACCAGTGATGAAGCCAAACACTTATAATGAAACCATAGATTTAGATCGGGTaaaagaaattcaaaaaag GTTGCCGTTTTTGCAGGTAATCCCGGAGTcacttattcaaattttaatgac TGAAAAGAAACAAGACAACATGACAATAACAAAAACGAATGTACAAAATCTGATGCCAATAAAACAAGCATCAGCAACTAGTTTAgccacaaataataattttgggcCGGAGCTGGAAACAAACCctattataaaagatatgGAACACCTATTATTAGAACTTCAGAAaag TAGTGAAATGATACAAGAATTAATACCGATACAAACGAATACGGACGAACAAAATGCAGAACCTGATACGCAGTCAATAAAACACACACCACCAGCTACGTTAACCACAAATGTTAAGAAACCAaaaacgaagaaaaaaaacatagcattaaaaaaaaatcagaatcg AGAAATGGCACAAACCAAGGTCAAAAAACCAATACAAATGAATACAGACGATCAAACCGCAGAACCAGCCACGGCgccaataaaaaatgaaccagctattttaaccataaataatgtttctttACCACAGGAGAAACCAAAGTCGACAAAAGAAAGTATTGAATACTTATTAAAggattggaaaaaaattaaaaataa tgaaCCGAAACAAGCCCAACtcactcaaaataatatgaaaacacCAATTGCGAAACCGACGACGATGTTAATAAAACACAACCCAGCttctttaaaatcaaataatgttttcttGCCATTAGATAAACCGAAAATAACGACGAAAATTGAACGATTAGACGAGATAAGAAAATTATGGAATGA CAATCACACGATACAATATAAGTCAAGAAAAACGAGTagaaataaaatgcaaaatgcAAAACTTGCCTGTTCAACCaaagatattttttctctGCTATTGGAGAAACCAAAATCAATGGATGACTACATACAAGGCGCAATAGAAGAGTTAAGAAAATATGAGAAGAA CTACCACCTTGTTATACATCAGCAGAATACGATCAATAAAAGAGTAAAATCGAACAGCATCTGGACGAAACATTCAACACCTAGTTTAACAACAAGTAAAGTTTCCTTACCAGTGGATAAacctaaaaagaaaaatagaaatatagaaaatatagacTACCTATTAGCtaagatgaaaaatattcaggaaag caGTAAACCAGCGTGGAAGTTTTAG
- the LOC114121672 gene encoding uncharacterized protein LOC114121672 isoform X1, whose translation MRESRNSSEMSQVKLSQKNKDPESAISCLTTNNFSVPAVELNTKKKNTALDEMRESWNRIKMLKNKSKLKKTHEPKADVSIPVMKPNTYNETIDLDRVKEIQKRLPFLQVIPESLIQILMTEKKQDNMTITKTNVQNLMPIKQASATSLATNNNFGPELETNPIIKDMEHLLLELQKSSEMIQELIPIQTNTDEQNAEPDTQSIKHTPPATLTTNVKKPKTKKKNIALKKNQNREMAQTKVKKPIQMNTDDQTAEPATAPIKNEPAILTINNVSLPQEKPKSTKESIEYLLKDWKKIKNNEPKQAQLTQNNMKTPIAKPTTMLIKHNPASLKSNNVFLPLDKPKITTKIERLDEIRKLWNDNHTIQYKSRKTSRNKMQNAKLACSTKDIFSLLLEKPKSMDDYIQGAIEELRKYEKNYHLVIHQQNTINKRVKSNSIWTKHSTPSLTTSKVSLPVDKPKKKNRNIENIDYLLAKMKNIQERYGFKPMIFKPTAKIINKLPIVRRVKMSKKHAVPSRLTSISMPMNRPKIMKNNISFNSSGTLKNGSKPAWKF comes from the exons ATGAGAGAATCTAggaatag CAGTGAAATGTCACAAGTCAAGTTGAGCCAAAAGAATAAAGACCCAGAGAGTGCAATAAGTTGTTTAACCACAAATAACTTTTCTGTGCCAGCGGTGGAGTTAAACACGAAGAAGAAAAACACAGCATTAGACGAGATGAGAGAATCTTGGaacag aatcaaaatgttaaaaaacaagTCAAAACTAAAGAAAACACACGAGCCAAAAGCTGATGTTTCTATACCAGTGATGAAGCCAAACACTTATAATGAAACCATAGATTTAGATCGGGTaaaagaaattcaaaaaag GTTGCCGTTTTTGCAGGTAATCCCGGAGTcacttattcaaattttaatgac TGAAAAGAAACAAGACAACATGACAATAACAAAAACGAATGTACAAAATCTGATGCCAATAAAACAAGCATCAGCAACTAGTTTAgccacaaataataattttgggcCGGAGCTGGAAACAAACCctattataaaagatatgGAACACCTATTATTAGAACTTCAGAAaag TAGTGAAATGATACAAGAATTAATACCGATACAAACGAATACGGACGAACAAAATGCAGAACCTGATACGCAGTCAATAAAACACACACCACCAGCTACGTTAACCACAAATGTTAAGAAACCAaaaacgaagaaaaaaaacatagcattaaaaaaaaatcagaatcg AGAAATGGCACAAACCAAGGTCAAAAAACCAATACAAATGAATACAGACGATCAAACCGCAGAACCAGCCACGGCgccaataaaaaatgaaccagctattttaaccataaataatgtttctttACCACAGGAGAAACCAAAGTCGACAAAAGAAAGTATTGAATACTTATTAAAggattggaaaaaaattaaaaataa tgaaCCGAAACAAGCCCAACtcactcaaaataatatgaaaacacCAATTGCGAAACCGACGACGATGTTAATAAAACACAACCCAGCttctttaaaatcaaataatgttttcttGCCATTAGATAAACCGAAAATAACGACGAAAATTGAACGATTAGACGAGATAAGAAAATTATGGAATGA CAATCACACGATACAATATAAGTCAAGAAAAACGAGTagaaataaaatgcaaaatgcAAAACTTGCCTGTTCAACCaaagatattttttctctGCTATTGGAGAAACCAAAATCAATGGATGACTACATACAAGGCGCAATAGAAGAGTTAAGAAAATATGAGAAGAA CTACCACCTTGTTATACATCAGCAGAATACGATCAATAAAAGAGTAAAATCGAACAGCATCTGGACGAAACATTCAACACCTAGTTTAACAACAAGTAAAGTTTCCTTACCAGTGGATAAacctaaaaagaaaaatagaaatatagaaaatatagacTACCTATTAGCtaagatgaaaaatattcaggaaag atatggCTTTAAGCCGATGATATTTAAACCGACAGCaaagattattaataaattgccaATTGTGAGACGTgtcaaaatgtcaaaaaaacaCGCTGTACCATCTCGTTTAACCAGTATTTCTATGCCAATGAATAGAccaaaaatcatgaaaaataacatCTCATTTAATTCGTCCGGAACACTTAAGAATGG caGTAAACCAGCGTGGAAGTTTTAG
- the LOC114121672 gene encoding uncharacterized protein LOC114121672 isoform X3 has protein sequence MSQVKLSQKNKDPESAISCLTTNNFSVPAVELNTKKKNTALDEMRESWNRIKMLKNKSKLKKTHEPKADVSIPVMKPNTYNETIDLDRVKEIQKRLPFLQVIPESLIQILMTEKKQDNMTITKTNVQNLMPIKQASATSLATNNNFGPELETNPIIKDMEHLLLELQKSSEMIQELIPIQTNTDEQNAEPDTQSIKHTPPATLTTNVKKPKTKKKNIALKKNQNREMAQTKVKKPIQMNTDDQTAEPATAPIKNEPAILTINNVSLPQEKPKSTKESIEYLLKDWKKIKNNEPKQAQLTQNNMKTPIAKPTTMLIKHNPASLKSNNVFLPLDKPKITTKIERLDEIRKLWNDNHTIQYKSRKTSRNKMQNAKLACSTKDIFSLLLEKPKSMDDYIQGAIEELRKYEKNYHLVIHQQNTINKRVKSNSIWTKHSTPSLTTSKVSLPVDKPKKKNRNIENIDYLLAKMKNIQERYGFKPMIFKPTAKIINKLPIVRRVKMSKKHAVPSRLTSISMPMNRPKIMKNNISFNSSGTLKNGSKPAWKF, from the exons ATGTCACAAGTCAAGTTGAGCCAAAAGAATAAAGACCCAGAGAGTGCAATAAGTTGTTTAACCACAAATAACTTTTCTGTGCCAGCGGTGGAGTTAAACACGAAGAAGAAAAACACAGCATTAGACGAGATGAGAGAATCTTGGaacag aatcaaaatgttaaaaaacaagTCAAAACTAAAGAAAACACACGAGCCAAAAGCTGATGTTTCTATACCAGTGATGAAGCCAAACACTTATAATGAAACCATAGATTTAGATCGGGTaaaagaaattcaaaaaag GTTGCCGTTTTTGCAGGTAATCCCGGAGTcacttattcaaattttaatgac TGAAAAGAAACAAGACAACATGACAATAACAAAAACGAATGTACAAAATCTGATGCCAATAAAACAAGCATCAGCAACTAGTTTAgccacaaataataattttgggcCGGAGCTGGAAACAAACCctattataaaagatatgGAACACCTATTATTAGAACTTCAGAAaag TAGTGAAATGATACAAGAATTAATACCGATACAAACGAATACGGACGAACAAAATGCAGAACCTGATACGCAGTCAATAAAACACACACCACCAGCTACGTTAACCACAAATGTTAAGAAACCAaaaacgaagaaaaaaaacatagcattaaaaaaaaatcagaatcg AGAAATGGCACAAACCAAGGTCAAAAAACCAATACAAATGAATACAGACGATCAAACCGCAGAACCAGCCACGGCgccaataaaaaatgaaccagctattttaaccataaataatgtttctttACCACAGGAGAAACCAAAGTCGACAAAAGAAAGTATTGAATACTTATTAAAggattggaaaaaaattaaaaataa tgaaCCGAAACAAGCCCAACtcactcaaaataatatgaaaacacCAATTGCGAAACCGACGACGATGTTAATAAAACACAACCCAGCttctttaaaatcaaataatgttttcttGCCATTAGATAAACCGAAAATAACGACGAAAATTGAACGATTAGACGAGATAAGAAAATTATGGAATGA CAATCACACGATACAATATAAGTCAAGAAAAACGAGTagaaataaaatgcaaaatgcAAAACTTGCCTGTTCAACCaaagatattttttctctGCTATTGGAGAAACCAAAATCAATGGATGACTACATACAAGGCGCAATAGAAGAGTTAAGAAAATATGAGAAGAA CTACCACCTTGTTATACATCAGCAGAATACGATCAATAAAAGAGTAAAATCGAACAGCATCTGGACGAAACATTCAACACCTAGTTTAACAACAAGTAAAGTTTCCTTACCAGTGGATAAacctaaaaagaaaaatagaaatatagaaaatatagacTACCTATTAGCtaagatgaaaaatattcaggaaag atatggCTTTAAGCCGATGATATTTAAACCGACAGCaaagattattaataaattgccaATTGTGAGACGTgtcaaaatgtcaaaaaaacaCGCTGTACCATCTCGTTTAACCAGTATTTCTATGCCAATGAATAGAccaaaaatcatgaaaaataacatCTCATTTAATTCGTCCGGAACACTTAAGAATGG caGTAAACCAGCGTGGAAGTTTTAG